TCATAAATTCATTGTTGGAGATACTTCTGTGTTTATCAGCCTTAAATTTTATTGCTTGCCAGTAAACGTGCAATACTATTGTATTTGCAGAGGTTCTGATTGATCATGTTTGTAATTCTTGAACGTTATTTATGATGTTCCTTAATAGTATAGCCTTTTCATGTGTAGGATATAGCATCAAAGATTACTGCCTTTTCACAGCAAGGGCCACGCACGATCTGTATTCTCTCTGCAAATGGTGCTGTCTGTAATGTTACACTCCGCCAGTCTGTATTATCTGGTAGTATGGTGAAATTTGAGGTATTTTTAACATCAATATAATATCCATCTGATAAACTAAGTTTGATCTTGAATGAAATCATCTGGTTAATACCTTGGCTTAAGTTGGACTGCATACATATTTACAGGGCTGCTGAAGTTTAAACTTTCTGCACTTTTCTTTAACATAAAAAGGCATTTCCTGTCTCCCCATGTATGTGTTTGTGAGCTTGTGTGTATATGTCCACAATGCACACACACATCTGTTGGTGTCTTTTTTATTTTAGAGAATAATCTATTTACTTTTTGCAACTTTTAGATGCATTTTAATTTAACCTATCATAAGTTTTTTGTTGCATGTtagtatctcattctgaaagcaaaTGAATTAGTTCAGAAGAAAAAGAACTTATGAATGTGAATACAGATCAGCCAAGAGACTAATGCTCATACCTTATGTCTTGTCTTTTTGGCTTAGTGAAGAACAATGTCTAAATGACTTTGTTGATTGTTGCTTGTGAGACCACTGTTAGATTTTAAGTTTTGAGGTAAATCCTCAGTTTCATGATTTATTTCATCTATTCCATGACCAGAACAGGAGGGGGGGAATACTTGTTGCACCACGATTTTGAATCAAAAGAGATTTTTATAAATGGACAATCCATTCACTCTATCAATAACCCAATGAAAAGACTGAATAATACTGGGAAAATATTTAACAGAGTAGGTCAGTTATTGGAAGGATTTTTATTGTTAATGTCATCTTGTTGATAACAGTGGATTTTTGTGTTCATATTGCTAATTGGCTCTTTTGATGTGCAGTTCTGTTAGATGAACTCGTTGGTTTTAGATACAATTATTAGGTTTAGAGCTAACATTTCATGTCAGGTAACAAATGGGTTTACCATTACCATCAACAGCAGCAGCaatatttcaaacaaaaaaataaataaaaaagcttAGCTGCCTCCATTTGGAGGTATAAAAGAGAATCGATGTGAGAACTATTCTTGAAGCAAAACCAACTAGGAGACAGCGTGTATGAAAACCTTATATTGGAATTCCATATACCAGAACACACTACAAGCAGGCCCATATAAGGTGCAATCTTGGGTCACTGGTCTCATATGTACTGCTGTTTAAAGTGATCCTCCATTTATACTAGCTAGTCAAATAAGTTTGATTTGAAAGCAAGAGAGGAACAGGCGAGTGCATATGTGAGAATGAGATCACGTTATAGTTGGAtgattggcatgtataggctgttgaGGTCAACTGAAGAATATAAATTGAAGTAGGCTAGTAATGCCATGCAGCCATGGGTTGTTTGTTCTTTTCAGTCGCATAGGTTTTTCCCCTTGAGTTTACTTTCTGAGATTTATATAGCTAATGGTATGGAAAGACATGTATAAAGCTGAAATCTCAGCATTACATGGCTGTGGGACACATGAAATATTTTCAAGCTGAAATGGTCCGTGCAGTTTTAGTAGTttgaattataatattttatcaaaAATGTGCAATTTAGTTAAggcaatatatattttttctaattGCAGGGCCGATATGAAATTATTTCTTTATCAGGTTCGTTCTTGGTTTCTGAAAACAGTGGTAGTTGCAACAGGACTGGTGGATTAAATGTCTCCCTGGCTGGGTCTGATGGTCGAGTGGTAGGTGGTGGAGTTGTAGGCGCACTACAGGCAGCATCACCAGTTCAGGTATATCCGATACTTAGACTAAATCTCGTAACAGTATGATAGAATTTTTGCTGCATTCACATCTCAGAAGCCTAACCATGCAACTGGGTAATCATCCGGGTACTAAGGGGGTTGCTTCTCATGGCATGACATAAATGTATTTCATTCTTGTTTTCTATCTCCTGCCAGGTCATTGTTGGCAGCTTTATTGCGGATGGGAGAAAACAGAACTTAGATGTTTTCAAAACGGGACCTCTCATGCCAACGTCAAATATGCAAAACTTAGGGGGTCCAGGGACAGCAGGTAGTTCTCCATCGCAAGGTGGGTCAAGCGAGTCTTCTGATGAAAACGGTGGTAGCCCTCTTAATGGAGGGGCTGGATTCTATAGTAATTCGGCTCCTCCATCTATGCATAATAATAATGTGCAAATGAATTCACAAATGAACTCACTTTGGCCTGGCCACACTCAACAATGAAGATGCCTGCTGCATCCTGAATTAAACAGTCGAGCTCTTTGGGCCCGGGCATCAACTTAGTGACTGTTCTTGCATCGAATATGCAACACCCTTAGCTGTCAAACTGGGAAAGAATGGTGGAGAATCAATTTTCTTATAGATCCAGTCTTTTTGTTCTTTTCTTGTTGAGTAGTTTTTTAAGTTTTCTTCACCTTACTAAAAAATGACTGCTTTTGACACCTTTTTCTTTAGAATCTCAAATTTGCTTTGGTCAGAGTGTTTGTTCCTCCTCTTCTTCTAGTTGCTTTTAGAGTTTAGATGTAAGACTCGTTTTTATGGATCTGAATATGATAGGAGTCTTCTATAGTTTTCAATGGGATTTGTTGTCACCATTGACGATGCATCTATATCAATTATTACACATGCTCAAAAAATAATTAGACAGACTGTGCAAATGGGTTATTATATTCAGCCCAACTGATACAGCCCAGTTCGAAGATGAAGCAACAAGAAGCATTGGGTTCTTGGGGGGCAATAACCAGAAAAGCTGCTTAATCATTTGTGCGATCTGTTgggttaattaattataaatggtGGTTCCCTTTTGGTTAATAATATGACTTCGTTCTTTATATCGATTCAGTGGTTTGCATAATTGCTAATTACTTTTTGGTCAATGGTAATCATGATGTACTTTGGAACTTATAATAAGTACTGTTGATAGGTTCTCAGGACAACATCATTTCTTAGTATTTCTATCTTAAAATTCATTTTCATGTCTGGGTTtgctattatattatttattagatTTGGTATTTTATGCATTGTGAGCACCCATTAATCTAATAAAATCAAATCAAGTGAAGACATTTTGTGGGTTTATTCTATCATCACTTGTCATTGGAAACAAACAACAaccacaataataataaaattcttGGAAATAATTAGGTCGTTAGGCTTAATCAAACAAGGGGAGTTTTCTTGCGAGAATAGGTCAGCTCTTGTTTGTAGAAAACCAGGTAATTTCCTTATAATAAAAATGTTCCACCACATCTAAACTACTTTATTTATGTCGTTAAGCTAAAATCTTATCATTTTCTTTGTGTTGTTAGCATAATTAGTAGGAAACTTTGACTCTATTTGTAATTACAAAAAATAATTGGTATGAGATCATTAAGTTTAATGAAGATACTACTTGATGCTGTGGACAAGGTTGGGGCATTTTCTCATAATAagggcaatatatatatatatatatatatatatataaagatttgCAAGTTGGATATAAGGTAGATACCTCCTTAATAATATACATAttcttattattataaatattcatGTTTCTAGTTTATAGAATAATCTTTAATTAGATTATATGcaactaaaataatattttattttatctagtAATATATTAAATTTCTAGATATTTCTTTCCTCtttattataactattcaaacatCAATATGTGTTTGTATGGAACAAACTTATAGCACTTCCATTCAATCTAACACCACCATTGGGAGTTTCAAAAAAATATACCCTTTGGGAgaccatcatatatatatacatattagagtAGATGTCtgcatatttttatttgttttacggTTTAAAATTAATCATATTTGAGTTAAAATAGTATTCAAATAAAATGTTCTTAATAATTACAACTCCAAAATTTGATTTTAGTCCAAATGTCGAAGtgtagttttgcatgcatgaatttAAATAGCTAAAATCAAAGCATCTTTTATATGAATACAACTTgcggaaatgaaaaaaaaaaatcccgGATTTTGCTTAAAAGAAAATATTGTGGGCATATTATGATTCCAGaaatttacaaaacttgtttgaATGATTTGTCCCATTAAAGCCAAAATTAAGCACAATGAGAACAATCTGCTTTCAACTGCTGATAGTTGGCGTACGGCAAAGTAAGCATTTTGTTTCTCCACGATGGAATTCAAAGTGGAGATAAGAATAAATTCAGTCACACATAGATATatagtttatattatatatatttattaaagtcAGTCCACTATTAAAAGAATACCTAACTCAGTGATTAAACAGActaatatgaagatgatgaagaaGAGGCTGTAATCGTAAGCAAGAAAGGAATCAGCATCAAAGATGGATAAACAACagctttattattttataaaaaataaaaaagggctACCCCAAGCTTCCAATCCCTATTATTCTTAAAATTCTCATGCTGTATCTATGACTATATTATATACATACATGTTAAATCATCATCGTAAGGCTATATATCTCTTTATAAAAAGAAAGGGATTTGCATATGTTCTTATATTGAGTCTGTTAAATTACTTGCTCTAATATAAATGACGACTGATAACAAGTTTTTCACTACCTACACAaccatgcacacacacacacacacacatatatatatatcctttccCATGCTACAGATTCATATTTTTAAAGCCATTTCCAAACTGTTGTGATTCATTATAATCaccaaaaaataatatttgaatatgaAGACACTACTGTggctttatattatttaatatgcaaaaaaaaaaaacattttgtaTAATTAAAGACTGCTTCATGAGTtgattattaattcataatttagaaTACTGCTTGTAGTTTATTTAGATACTACAAATTGACATTTCTTGTGAGGAAATAAAATTCGTCATCCATCCCTGGAACTACAATAAGGTTGTCTCAAAGGACAACATTAATCTCCATTCTTATAGTACCCATTCCCACCCTAAATGGGTGTCAAAATTTGTCACAAAACAACATTAATGGAGTCTGAGTGGACAAACCACAAATTGCAAAATATActgcaattatatatatattggatcACCCTACATAGGTTAGTCACCTATAAGCTAATTAGTTGATGTAGATTTGAGAGGGTTATTTGAAGAAGAAATGGAAGGTAGTTAGTTTTGTGATGTGTATTGACATAGTTGAAAAGATCTGGAAGAGAGGAAATGTGATGCAATAGAAAAATAGAAGGGGCTTGTTCCCAAGAGAGCTGTGTAGGAAGGTAATTGAACTTCAATGCAAAAGCAAAAACTGATATGTTGTGTGAGGCACAGGCACCCATTAGAAACAATTAAGAAGAAATtaatccccccccccccccaagtgACGAAACCTTTCCTCTTAATTTACTATAATTTCATActgttttatttattatgtacTGAAAACTATGCAAACATAACACAATCCCATGTTACCAAATCCTGCAAGATTTACTTTGGAAAGCCTGTGAGTACTTTCCATTAcaaggaatatatatatatatgttgtgtCTGAAACATATATAGGAGATGAAACAgattgatatgtgatgcaatttaaagaaaagaatgaaaaccCTAGTTGACCTGTTAGTAACACTGGAATTCAGTGACTGATATTATCCaacaagagttaaattaatacaTCATCAAACCATTTCTTATAGGGAGAAAGAAGAAAGTCCACCATGAACAAGAGAAAGGACTATTTCCAGAAATTATAGATTCCaaaatcagaaaaagaaaaaaactaaaacaaagatcaaaagggaaaaaaaaactaAGATTAACATCAACATCAGAGGAAgtgggagaagaagaagaagaagaagaagaagaagaagcagcaTGATAATGATGAGGATGATAAGTAATCCATGAATTTCCTGACCTTTATGATCCAAGAATCCCGATTATATCACTAATGAAACCCGCTTTTGAACAGTTTTTAATTTTCCGTCCAAAGCTCTCATTTTGACCCAAGCTTGATCTCAAAACGGAGGTCGACCACCTGAATTTCCAGGCCATCCTTCAACAGGTAACTGCACATTAGGCGGCATATTCAGAGGCAAATTCAAGAAAGGCAACCCACCAGCCCCACTTCCCCCATCACCAAACATGTTATTTCCACCACCACTTCCTCCGCCACCGCTGCCACTTTGCATCTGCAACTGGTCATCCTCTTCTAAAGGCAGCCTTTCATAGGCCACATTTGTGAACGATGCAGCTATGACAATAACAGGCCCTGCCGTCATCAGTTCCCCAACTACACTTCCTCCTACAACCTGGCCTTGCCCGCCAGCCAAATAGATTGTCAAGCTGGTAGCACCTGGAGGAGCTGGCGGTGGCAAAAACGAACCCGAAAGTGATAGTATTTCAAATCTGCCATGAAGGGTAACTACAGCCCCAGCTGCAGCTGGTTGCCTAATGCTCACGTTGGTCACCGTACCGCTTCCACTCAGTATGCAGATTCCCCTTTGCCTTCTCCGAGCGTAGTTGGCAATACAGTCAAACACATCACAGCCATTCCCAACTTCAAGAATGTGAGCTCGGAGCGTGTTTGCACTCTCCCTTGTGATGATGACTGGAGGCTTGGGTTTGTTCTTGGAACCTGGAGGACGACCTCTGGGCCTACGGGCAACAAGGTCACCCGCACCCGAGTTGCCCGCGTTGACTAAATCCAGGGCTTGGCGTGAACCATCGTCTTGGTGATGGTCAGCTGACCCATAGTGACCACCAACACGGTTGTTGGAAGCTTCTTGTTCTTCCGGTTCAGGTTGGTGTTGGAGGTGAAGGTCCGGTCTGTGAAGCTGGTGAAAATAGCGAGAAGCAGTGCCTAAATCAAGACCAGCCATGCCAGCATCAAAGGACGACACAAAATAAGGAAAAACAAaggattaaaaatatttttcccttttttaaaaaaaaaagaaagaaaaattatatataaaattatgggGTTTAGATTAAAAACAGTTTGGGGGGGGGGTGGAGGATTTGTTTATTTTAAGGAAGGAAAAAGAAAGGGCCTCTCTGGGACTCGAAAGAAAACAAAAGGATTTGAATAGCTACAGCAATAAAAAGGGtggggtttttttttcttttctattttttaagaaattaaaaacaACAAGAGGGAGGAGTTGGAGTACAGAGAAAGGGAAGGGGAAGGGGGAAGATGAAGGAGAAAGATGAAATATGATCAAACAAAGTCTCTTAAAAAACGCAGTCATTTCTCACTCCTCAATGCTTAAAcctatatacataaaataatacgGTTGAGAAATTCTTTTATTTGCTTTTTTTCTTCAGTGGTGGATGCCATTCCTACTCTCATTATTGGAGCGTGCAGCTCACATATCATTAAAATTTCCTCATAAATTCTTCTAATGTCCAAACAATTTACCAATTAAATTAACTTCTATCATCAAATTATATCATCAAAATCAATTAATAGAAGTTTAAAGGGAAATGATTGCCTGAAACATAAAAGTCATAttattttgtattctttattaattatttaatattattttaatattttttacatcattagcatattattttaataatttttttacttaaatCTTAAACTCCACGtcttaaaccttaaaccttaaatcttAGATTTTATATCTTGAAACTTTGGACCGCCGAAATGGGTACTAAATATTTTGCGAGAGATCTCCTCCAAATCACTGGTATGGCTATCGAAATCGTGAGCATCGGCATGTAGGTTCCAGATCCAAGTGGACTTAGCTATTGTTCTTGAGAAATGGCCCGGCCTAGCCCATTCCTCGAAAGAAGTTTTTACAGGATCCCTATCTACTAAAATTTTTACTTCTGGACTCTAAAACCCTTgatcctaaattttcttttaattttaattttaattttaatctaaatttattaCGGTAAATTTCAatctaattatattttatattaatttaatcctaattatatatttttatgattgtAGTTTTATACCTATAAAAATGGGAAAAATCCAACTGAAAAACATAACCCTTAAAATATGAATTCTTTTTCTTAACGTGCTTTACTATACCGccaaatattcatttatttactGGAAATTTAGACTATTTGTGGCAACCGTAAATTACATTACATTTTAATAAGAgattttacattttatatttaaattttaaaatattatttttaataattacaaATCTAGGGAAGATTAATATCAAAACTTAATTATACAAAGAAATAAATCAATTAAGACTATCCAagcttcaaaaataaaaaaagggggaagaaaatttagtcccatttttttTCTCAACTTGCTGATAGCTTTTTTTTTTGGTAGTAAAAATAGGAAAGAATCAATTACAAATTAATAGAGACACCGTTAGAATCAGACAGCAAGGATATATTATCTAATCAAATCTGGTTAGGTACTTTAGCAGGAGCAACATGGAAAACTCGAGGGCCAAATGGAAACAATTTTATTAATCCCGCCAGATTGTGGGGAGTAAAATTTGCTTCTCTTGGAATCTGCTTAATGACCATTCGCTATTCACGTCTGTACGATTCTTGAGTTCATAAAATTAAATCTCTATTCACTTGTCCTTTAAGACCGTCATGGATACCTTTAACAACCAAAGTGCAAGCAACGTCAAGGATAACCTCATTCCACTTGAAATCTTATGCTAGTTGAAAGTCGTCATAAATAGCCCAAAGTTCATCTTGTTCAACACTACATCTTCCAATATTTCTCTCAATCTCCCATAACCACCTACCATGCTTATCTCTTGCTACTGTTTTCGAAGATCCAAGACCCGAAGACGGATTGCGGGCACCATCAACATTTAATTTAAAAGAACCAATAAATGGTGGACTCCACCTACAATTCCTACTTCAATTACTAGTAGTTCCACTAGACCTGCCAAGCCTCAACTTAATATATCTCATCCAACACCGCGAAGACTATATTACATTGGCAAAATCAAAAGAAACTTCTTGGAGAACCATAAGATTCTTTTGTTTCCAAAGCTTCCAACAAACAATATCAAAGAAAGATTGTCAAATCACATCTTGATACTCTAAGCCAAAAGCGTTCCTCAAGTTCGACGATATCCAATCTTGTAGAGAATAAAAAAAATTGAGCTAAAAGGCTAGAGGGAATAATCATTTCCAAACCTCCTAAGCTTGGCAATAGTCTCTTAAAATGTGAATGCAATATTCCTCAAATCCCCCACAAATCACACAAGAAGGGACCGTCGAAATTCCTCTTTTACAATGTCCTATATTAGCCATTAGACGTTCCTTAAGGAAAAGCTAAAGAAAATGACGAACCCGTTGATAGCCATCCAAAGAGTACTATAAACAAATTTGACTGTATAATCACCACTAGGAGACCATCTAGAGATAAGTACATCCTAGCCAATCAGGGGATTCAGAGATGGGATTCTCGCAATATAAGAGAGAGTATCACTATTCAAAAAACAACGTAAATAACCCCAAGTCCAATTTCCATCCGTAGATACAACCTCACTTAAGGTGATAGAAGCATTAATGAGCGATGGAAACCGAAAAAAATTAATAAGAGGACTCACATCCGCTATCCAATTATTAGTCCAAAATTTCACAAGGTTCCCATCACCAACAGACCATAATAGACTTTGGTGTAACAAAGACCAAACCTTCTTAAGCGATCTCCAAacggaaaaacatttactttgatACATATATTTCGGAACTACCTCAGGAATCTTATATTTGTCATAGCCTTCTCTTTCATTCTTCATCGATGGTGGAGCCAATTGCCCAACTGTCGTCCACTTGATCGTCATTATCTATTTTCCTTTCAATAAAAAATAACATTTTCCACTCTCGTCATTTTTGTAAGGGATATCACTATTCACCCATTCCGAATCTCATTTGACAAGGCCGATTGGGTATTTGATTAGAGACCCTTGAGAGAGAGGCTTCGTAGAAGCCTCATTGGCTACCTTCCCCACCAACGACGATTTTATACAGTGGCTTTTGTCTTGTTCTCTTTCTACCTTTTTTGGAATACCCCTCTTCCAGCACAAGAGGCTTGGTCTATGGCAGTTGGATTGCAGTTGGATGTTAGGGGCTCCAACTTGTGATGTGGTGCCTTCGACATTgttgcttttcttttcttttccttttgtttttccttttgtttttgtttttgttttttctttttttttttttttgcaagttTATGGTTATACTCCTTAGCAAGCTAGGGAGGTTTGCGGCCTTTTTCTAGTTCAAGTGAGAGTGTTGTTAACTCAATTTTTTAGGCTTGGTTTCCGCTCGAACCATCACACTATCATCTTTTGGTGCAAGTGATTAAAGGACATTCTTTCGTTTATGGCTTCTCCTATTGGTTAAGTCTTCAGACTTATTTGGCAATGGTGCTCTTGTGTGAACATTTGCTTATGTTCGACAATGGTGAATCGGTTTTATGAATGGACTTGCTTTCACTTGGTTTGAGTCATTGTTTTGAAGCTTTATCCCTTAGTATATTGCTACATTTTTTAAATGTGAATTATGGTTTGGTACTTTATTGTTATTTTACTTTGTAATTGTTTCGATTTTTTTGTTACTCTTGTAATTGACCCTTTGTTAAttaatattatgattgttaacaAAAACTAGAAACATTTTATAATATATGAAGGTGCAACTAAGTGAGAGAAACTAAGTGAAAGAAAACTTTTAGGTACTTGTGtataccaaaaataaataatttaagattATGTATCTATCGTTGGAGTGAGATCTCTCGCCatgacatttttaaaattttattttttcaaattaaaaataaaacattttaccgattgagtcttaacttgatTGGTATGAGCATTGTTGCCAATGTAGAAGGATGTGTGTTTGAGTGcactgaagcgcattatcctcttatttattgGTTGGGGAGGGGCTATGGGTAGTTCTAGACATTGTGTCAAAAAAAGCAAATATGACCAGAAtctataatgagattgttaaaaaaaatcaaacattttaatAAGAAATAACATAACTGTAATTAAAACTCTACTTTAGCACATCGAGCTATAtggaataattttttttaataataaattttttattttaaaaacaatatatttaaattattggattttaagtagaaataatttaaaatattatattctttaatttatatcattaaattaaaaatcaaactaTTCATATACGGAAGAGTAGGTGGAAGAGTAGGTGGTGGAGAAGGATGATTCACCTTGTTTAGGACAAGGTAGAGAGTCATCTAGCTGGGTGGCCAAAGTATGAGACAGGAGgttagagagaaagaaagagagaagaagaGAATGAGAGAAAGTATGGAATGATTGTCTTTAATTTCATGCCCTAAGCTTCATTCATATCTCTTGTCTCCTGTCTTGAGGTGTTACGTGTTAGGTTGCTATTGGTGGGTCAAGAATAAGTGGCCTTGTGGTTTAGTGCCATAGGCCTAAGTAGAGTGGCACATGATGTGTCACAAGTTGCATTGGATGGGACATGGTTGTTGAAGTCTAGTGTGATAATTAATGAGTGAATCCAATTACTAAGGCTGAGGGGTTTTTGTAAGGAGTTTGCACGTAGGATTCTTATAGGGGTTTCTAGGAGGAGTTTTACATGAAGAAATTGTGAAGTTGGCATCCTAAGTCATCCTAGCAATGTGGAACACAAAcattttaataatcattttaaaaaaaatcatttaatgattttttaaaaataataaaaatttaaacattttctaataaataaaaatttaatgttaAGTGCATGAATAACTAATTAATTAAGATGTGTTTGAGCACCATAAAAAAAATAGTGATTACCATAAATAGAATTTCCATCAACCACATTTTAAGTAATTACTTTCCCATAATTATGTTGTCTTGTaattattaagaaattttaatttcattttcttaaaagttttattattacaaataaaatttaaatttttaatttcataaatgTATTTGTCTTATAGGAATAATGTGAAATTAcagttttatttaaaattacagATTCATAAAAATAAATGTTGTAGTAATTACAATGTCTATACTGAAAAGATTCTAATTTTATACACGTATTTACCTTGTAGAGTttaattacatttaaaaaaaCTATACCCACTAATTATTCAAATAATTCTCCCAATTCTCATCTCATAAAAGATTGGATAATGTAATTAAAAACCTAATAACAATTCAATAAAATAATAGGATTAATTGAATAAGCATTTAAGCGTCTCTcgaactatatatatattttaattagttaTGATCCAACCAGATATCTAAattataattccataattattatGAGTTTCTATCGTTATATCCATCTGAAAAAACCCCTTAAACCAGATATAGcattttttaattataataaaattttaaatttaatattaaattaatatttagtatttaatattataatttttctcTCCCCCTCCATCTTCATATTCTTCCTTTCATCTTCACCCCTCTCCCtaatggaaattttaaaaatcaccattGAAATATAAAAAATCTATTATATTAAACACCAGAGAATGTATTAGCAAAGCTAGTCACTTTCCCAAATAGCTAGATTGCAATgcatatgaaaagtttaaaacaaaatcaagcaaaaatgaaATGATTTTGTCAATCAAAATGTTACGAAACTAAAGAATAACTTGATTTTGTATTTGGGGGTTAGGATTCAATGTAGGGTTTTCTGGTTTAAGCTCTTAATATGAGGGTTTAAGGTTTCAAATACCCAAATCGATTCGGGTTGCTTCCCCAAAAAGATTCAATAATAAAAGGATTTTCCCATACAAAATTTTGAttcaaagaaagaaaaggcggaATCAACAATC
Above is a genomic segment from Gossypium arboreum isolate Shixiya-1 chromosome 8, ASM2569848v2, whole genome shotgun sequence containing:
- the LOC108469092 gene encoding AT-hook motif nuclear-localized protein 23-like, producing the protein MAGLDLGTASRYFHQLHRPDLHLQHQPEPEEQEASNNRVGGHYGSADHHQDDGSRQALDLVNAGNSGAGDLVARRPRGRPPGSKNKPKPPVIITRESANTLRAHILEVGNGCDVFDCIANYARRRQRGICILSGSGTVTNVSIRQPAAAGAVVTLHGRFEILSLSGSFLPPPAPPGATSLTIYLAGGQGQVVGGSVVGELMTAGPVIVIAASFTNVAYERLPLEEDDQLQMQSGSGGGGSGGGNNMFGDGGSGAGGLPFLNLPLNMPPNVQLPVEGWPGNSGGRPPF